One part of the Pecten maximus chromosome 9, xPecMax1.1, whole genome shotgun sequence genome encodes these proteins:
- the LOC117334389 gene encoding uncharacterized protein LOC117334389, producing the protein MSNREEEDEEKHGATAAQPPHSTTDGLLSSCFPPILGKKKCSSAIDDDGEVYSKANTKSETTEGQTLDAEKPEDVSKQHKGGSQANVIAEGSQKHQGGSQATASAEGSQKHQGVSQANVTTEGSQKHQGGSQATVTAQLAHQQGGAQNVIDDDDEEECFYPINQNCPGVAILIGHSKFDTGEKERKGAHMDLKNTFEVFERLGFLINFFMDEEVMVLQHKLKELAMSERVKKADCLVCVVSTHGSEQEVGKGDRDPRLPSNVKVFEHFLSMKNGVIKTRELIEIFDDSHCKALRGKPKLFFIQACRSRTDKSLLQSMDPGIQVDIVGPVLRPLPTNTTDFMSGARSALDNQGSQPLSDQRSQSQVDARAYMAPVLERDGEMYYEHTPPFPLFEDIVEVVPPVCPNNFLIMFATPSEMVAWSEDDSGGWLLSALYLEFIKHIRNGTRIALLPTLTDVSRHVAYKYASRMEGTDYHKMKSVPCLEHKLTRDVYLTPSKKTSY; encoded by the exons ATGTCAAACAGAGAAGAGGAGGATGAAGAAAAACATG gAGCTACAGCAGCCCAACCACCACATTCTACCACAGATGGTTTGTTAAG TTCTTGTTTTCCGCCTATTCTTGGAAAGAAAAAGTGTTCATCAGCaattgatgatgatggtgaAGTTTATTCAAAAGCAAACACAAAAAGTGAAACAACTGAAGGACAGACATTAGATGCTGAAAAGCCAGAAGATGTTAGCAAACAACACAAGGGAGGGAGTCAGGCTAATGTAATAGCAGAAGGTAGTCAAAAACATCAGGGAGGGAGTCAAGCTACTGCATCAGCAGAGGGTAGCCAAAAACACCAGGGAGTAAGTCAAGCTAATGTAACAACTGAAGGTAGCCAAAAACATCAGGGAGGGAGTCAGGCTACTGTAACAGCACAACTGGCACATCAACAGGGAGGTGCTCAAAATGTCatcgatgatgatgatgaagaggAGTGCTTTTATCCAATAAATCAAAACTGCCCTGGTGTGGCTATTCTTATTGGACACAGCAAATTTGATACAGGTGAAAAAGAAAGGAAAGGTGCTCACATGGATCTCAAAAATACTTTTGAAGTTTTTGAGAGATTAGGATTCCTAATAAACTTTTTCATGGATGAAGAGGTCATGGTCCTTCAGCACAAGTTAAAAgaat TGGCAATGTCTGAGAGAGTGAAGAAAGCAGATTGTTTAGTTTGTGTGGTCAGCACACACGGAAGTGAACAGGAAGTCGGCAAAGGAGATCGGGACCCACGGCTACCATCAAATGTTAAAGTATTCGAACATTTCCTGTCCATGAAAAATGGGGTCATCAAAACTAGGGAGTTGATAGAGATTTTTGATGATTCCCATTGTAAAGCTTTGAGAGGGAAACCCAAGCTTTTCTTTATACAG GCCTGCAGATCTCGTACAGATAAATCCCTGCTTCAGTCGATGGATCCTGGGATACAGGTAGACATTGTAGGTCCAGTGTTACGTCCTCTGCCCACAAACACCACAGATTTTATGTCTGGGGCAAGATCAGCTCTGGATAATCAGGGGTCACAACCTCTATCTGACCAGAGGTCACAGTCTCAGGTTGATGCCAGAGCATACATGGCACCAGTGTTGGAGCGTGATGGGGAAATGTATTACGAGCATACTCCTCCATTCCCATTGTTTGAGGACATCGTGGAGGTTGTCCCACCCGTCTGCCCCAACAATTTCCTCATCATGTTTGCGACTCCTTCAG AAATGGTAGCGTGGTCCGAGGACGACAGCGGAGGATGGCTACTCTCGGCATTGTACCTGGAGTTTATTAAACACATAAGGAATGGGACACGTATCGCTCTCCTGCCGACGCTCACTGACGTCAGTCGACATGTGGCATACAAATATGCATCGCGTATGGAAGGCACCGATTACCACAAAATGAAGAGTGTACCATGCTTAGAACACAAACTTACACGTGATGTGTATCTTACACCTTCAAAGAAAACATCTTATTGA